From Drosophila santomea strain STO CAGO 1482 chromosome 2R, Prin_Dsan_1.1, whole genome shotgun sequence:
AATTGGGCTGGATGGGGCTGGAGCCACCTGTGCGGTTCGCACGCCCAATCAAGTGTGGCTGCTACCGTTTAAGCCGCTGCTGCTCGCTTCAcggccccaaaaaaaaaaacaaaaaaagtgaCGACAATGGCACTAAGATAGTGCTGATTGCACTGGGCCATGGAATCAGCGATAACACCGAATCACGACCCATACGCACCATAGTAAACGCTTTCCAGAAGGCTATTGTGCCAATATAGATCCCTTTAAGGTCCACGCAGTTATAGTTTTAttgattatgattattttcTACAAACTGGCAAAAAAGTAGTTCGGACTTAGtcctttaatattttttcctaTATGATATCAATGGGCATTTCACCACTTTGAGTCCGTGAAGCGACCCCTTCCAGTGCGATTCCCCTTCGGCTGCGCAAACAGTTGTTCAGGTGCGATATTTGCCGACGGAACAGAACGCCTAATTAACGGTAGTTGCACCGCCCACCAAGTGCACAATGTACCCGGCGGTACGCCCCCCACCCccatcatcaccaccaccaccaccaccattaCCACACGTCAGTTACCCACCCGCTTACATGGTGATTCAATAAGCGCTCTGCACTCGCTCGAACAAAACGCGCATTTAACACCTACGTTGGGTCAATAAAGAAGTTGCCCCCGCCCCTGCTacttccccccccccccccccctggCCCTGTGGCATGCATaggaaaagggggcggggcgggcGCAAGGACAGTGGCCCGCAAAGAGCGAGCGCGCGTGTAGATTTCCGATAAGATCTGGCATGCAAGCTGGCCGCGCTGGAGGGGCTTCCGACATCCGACCCCTGAAAGCCCCCACTGCCATTCGATAAACTCCCCTTAAGCgtatttatgaatttttaatgaattgcCGCGTCACACGTGAAAAGCGGGCGCCAGTGTAAAACGGTAGAAAGGTCCTTTCAACCTTTCAAAGCACTCGCACAAATTAACATATGCAAAAGCGCCTGCAACACGGATGTGTCGTTGCGATGCAAATCTTCCCGCGAACATGACAGCTtaaaaggggcgtggctgcgCTTGCTGTCGACCTTTGCAATTGTTGCGAGTGCGCCGTGGTTTATTTTAGTGCACAATTGAATTTCACGGCAATTAGCCGTGGGCAACAAAAACGGGGTAACCGGAGACACCTGAGAATGCAGGGGTTTAAAACGCCTGACTGTGGCTATAACCATAAAGGGACAAAAACACCCAGTCACGCAACAAACCATTAACGTTTATGTGAAACCATTCGTAATAtgtaataaaagtaaattttatCTAGTACCTTTATCATAAAATATTAGGGAAACATCAACATCCCTTTAAGTATTATTAAACACGGGCTGGTTGCTAAGTAAAGTGTTATACTATGGGACATGCGAAAACTACAACATTCTTAATTGTATCTAAATTCTTTAACTTCTTTTGCTTGCAGCAagtggccacgcccaccgtgGTGAAGAAGATCATCCGGCTGAAGGAGGAGAACAGCGGCATGTTCGCGTGGGAGATTCgcgagcagctgcagcagcagcgcgtCTGCGATCCCAGCTCTGTGCCCTCGATCAGCTCCATCAACCGGATTCTGCGCAACAGCGGTCTGTGGACGGATGAGATGACCTCCAGTCAGCAGAatgccgcagcagcagcagcagcagcagcggcggcagcggctcATCAAGCGGGCAGTGGGCCATCGAATGGTTATGGAAGCCAAGCTCCGCCCCCTTCGGCGACCGTGGCCCCACCCACTGCGGCAGCCACGCCCTCCATCGCACGGTACACCAAGCCGCCGGCATTGATGATGAACACCGCCGGTGAGATGCCCATTAAACCCGCTCCCAAAATGCCGCCCAGCATGGGACATGGCCACAGTCACGGCCTGAACCCAAATGTTTCGGGCCTGGACTTGAGTTACTCCGCTCTCCACAAGCACTGGCTGTGGAATCCCTCCCTGCTCTACTACACCCAGGCTCACATTCAGGCCCAGGCGGCGGCGTCGGGTGGTCAATTCCTGCCCTATGCCGGCGGCTATTTGCCCCATGCCATGGCAGCGGCGGCCGCATCTTCCACATCCGCACTGGGTGGATTCACCAAGTCGGAGAGCTCCATCGATCTGTCGACACCCGGAGCGGCTGGCGATGCACTTAGTGACTGCGACTCCGGCAAATCTTCGCCAGCAGCGCTCTCCCTAACCGCGTCTGGCGGTGGAAATGGAGCTGGATCAGCTCCAGAGGCTTCACCGGGTTCGACACTCGGCCACAGTCGCAAGCGGAATCCGTACTCCATCGAGGAGCTGCTCAAGAAACCGGAGAAGCGACTCCGACTGGATAGCAATCGTCTGGAGTGCCTGGAGTCCAGTTCCTGCGAAAGCAGCCAGGATAGTCCAGTTGCTCCGCCCCTGGAAACTCCAGAGGATGAGGATCCCGCCGAGGGGGAGGAGGAGCCAGAGGAGGAGGACAGCGTTGAGGTGGTCAACTGAATCCACTGAATGCGCATTGCCACTGACCCAGTTTTGATCTGTGTATATATAGCAACCTAGTTTAATCGTAAACGCCCCATTCAACCAATACTACTTTAATCTAAGGTGGAACTCGAACTGATGGAATTTCTTTGGTCACACGATTATTTCACTTTCTTTTCTCCCAAACTGGATCTCCGATAATGATGTTTTAAAATGAACAAATAGCTGAATTGAAATAGCCGTGAAATTGTATTCATTCGAGTTCCATACACTATGATTGCTATGAATTATGTTGCAAGGGGGtgataatattatataataaaatatttaaataaacattacGAATACGTGTGCTGAGTAAAAAATGTGTGTTTGCATTAAAGGGCATGGGTTTTAAATACAATTGACGTTTTGAAAAGGTGCCAGAAATGCTCAACATTACCAACAGATGTAAAAGCCTGTTTAATAAGCTTA
This genomic window contains:
- the LOC120447185 gene encoding paired box pox-neuro protein, encoding MPHTGQAGVNQLGGVFVNGRPLPDCVRRRIVDLALCGVRPCDISRQLLVSHGCVSKILTRFYETGSIRPGSIGGSKTKQVATPTVVKKIIRLKEENSGMFAWEIREQLQQQRVCDPSSVPSISSINRILRNSGLWTDEMTSSQQNAAAAAAAAAAAAAHQAGSGPSNGYGSQAPPPSATVAPPTAAATPSIARYTKPPALMMNTAGEMPIKPAPKMPPSMGHGHSHGLNPNVSGLDLSYSALHKHWLWNPSLLYYTQAHIQAQAAASGGQFLPYAGGYLPHAMAAAAASSTSALGGFTKSESSIDLSTPGAAGDALSDCDSGKSSPAALSLTASGGGNGAGSAPEASPGSTLGHSRKRNPYSIEELLKKPEKRLRLDSNRLECLESSSCESSQDSPVAPPLETPEDEDPAEGEEEPEEEDSVEVVN